The genomic segment GCATCAAGGAGGCGGTCCGGCTGTTCCGCGAGACGGAGCTGTCGACCGAGGAGATCGCGTCGCGCGTCGGCTACGCCAATCCCAATTACTTCGTCAAGGTGTTCAAGCGGGCCACGGGCCAGACGATCAGCCATTTCAAGGGCCGGCGTTGATTGCTTGCGGTAGATAAGGCGCAAAAGCGCTTATCGGCAGCTTGCGGGGGCTTGGCGGTGCCGAGATAGGGCGCAAAAGCGCTTATCGGCGGCTTGCGGGGGCTTGGCGGTGCCGAGATAGGGCGCAAAAGCGCTTATCGGCGGCTCGCGGGAGCGTGGCGGTGCCGAGATAGGGCGCAATAGCGCTTATCGGCGGCTTGCGGGGGCTTGGCGGTACCGAGATAAGGCGCAAAAGCGCTTATCGGGAGCTCGCGGGGGCTTGGCGGTGCCGAGATAAGGCGCAAATGCGCTTATCGGCTGCGTGCCCGCTCCCAGCCGACGGGCGGCGGCACCGTCTTCACGCGTTCCGCGTTGATCGTGGCACGAGATTCGTTGAATTTGGCATACGAACGGAATCTGGCACAGCAGGTTCCGTTTTTTATGGCACGGAACGCGGGGCGGCGTGCATGGAACGGATAACGTGGTAACGCTTACAATAAAGTCAGATCGCGATCCGCTGTTCCTTGCGCCACCATCTAAGGATTTGTTTATTCAGGAGGGGTTCATCTTGCAAAAAAGCAAACCGTTCGCCGTCCTCGCCGCCGCCGCCCTGCTCGCGCTGACGCTGCAAGCCTGCGGAGGCAACGACAACAACGAAGGCAGCGCATCTTCCGGCGCACCTGCGCCTTCCTCCGCCGGTTCGTCCGCATCGGCTTCGCCGAGCGCCGCCGCTCCGTCGGGAGAAAACGTCACGCTCAAGGTATGGGGCGACCTGGGCAACCAAGCCGTGCTTGAAGAGCCGTTCAAAAAGATCAACGCGGCCTTCGAACAAAAGTATCCGAACATCAAGCTGACCTACGATTTCGCCCAAAACGACCAAAGCCTGAACGTGGCCCTCCAGGCCAACGAGCTGCCCGACCTGTTCTGGGTGCAGGGCGACAAGACGTCCAAGATGGGCGAGATGGTCAAAAACGGATTTCTGCTCGACCTGACGTCCTACAACATGGACCTCAGCCGCAACGCCGACCCGGAAAAAGCCTACTGCACCGTTGACGGCAAGCTCTACTGCTCGCTCCCGTCCTTTTTCGATACGAACGTCGTGTACTACAACAAGGACTTGTTCGATAAAAACGGCTTGAGCGTACCCGCCAACTGGGACGAATTCGTCCAGGGCCTCGACAAGCTGAAGGCGGCAGGCGTCACGCCGATCGCGCTGGCGGGCAAGAGCGAGTGGGATCGCGCGTGGCCGATCTTCGCCTTCGCCCCGGCGTTCGCAAACGCCGCCCTGCAAAAGGCGCAAGCCGGCGAGGGCAAGCTGACGGATCCTACCGTCGCCGAGACGCTGCAGGCGTTCCGCGACTTCGCCGACAAAGGATACTTCGGCAAAGACTTCCTCGCCCAGGACATGGCGGGCGCGCAGTTCGCCTTCACCAACGGCAAGGCGGCGGCCATCATCGACGGCACCTGGAACAACGCCACCTACGTCGCGTCGGGCGTCAACCTCGGCCGCTTCCCGGTCCCGAACAAGGAAGGCAAGCGCGTCGTGCAATCGAGCTACAGCAACTTTATGACCTACGCGATCTCCTCCAAGTCGGAGCATCCGGCCGAAGCGGTCAAGTACCTGGAGTTCCTCAGCAGCCAGGAAGCGCAGCAGATCATGGAGGACTCGACGGGCCTCGTGCCGACGATCAAGGACATCACGCCGAAAGACGAAGGCGTCAAGGAACTCGCCGTATTCGACGAAGCCGGCCTTAACATCTACTCCGTGCTCACTGCGCTGTCCACGCCGGAGTCCAACGCCGCGGACATCATGATGAAGGACGTCATTCCGAAGCTGATGACCGGCGCGATCACGGGCGAAGAGGGCGCGGCCATCCTCGACAAGGCAGCCAAATATCCAGGTCAATAAGGCACGGTTCTCCACGAAATCCGAGTACGTCGGGCGGCGGCGCATCGCCGCCCGCGCGTCTTGCGCATGAAGGAAGGTGGCCGCCATGGCCTGGATCCGCAGCAAGCCGTTTATCTGGTTCATCCTGCCGGGCTTCCTGCTTTATTCGCTCTTTTCCGTCTATCCGATCTTCTCGGCGATCCAGATCAGCCTGACGCGCTGGGACGGCATCGGCAAAAAGACGTTTGTCGGCTTCGGCAATTACGGCGAGCTGTTCTCGAACCCGGAGCTGTTCCGCCAACTCACCAACGCCTTGGGCCACAGCGCCACGATCTTCGCGCTGAACGCGCTCGTCGTGCTGCCCGCGCAGCTCTATCTGGCCTATCTTATCTACGGCAAAATCCGGGGGCACCGCTTTTTCCAGGCGATGATCTTCTCCCCGCAATTCATAGCGACGCCGGTCATCGTATTTATGGGCACGCTCGTGTTCGACGGCAACATCGGCGTGTTCAACAAGCTGCTCGAGACGGTCGGCCTGGGCGGTTGGACGCGGCCCTGGATGGGCTTGCCCGAGCTCGGCATCTACATCGTCTGGCTGCTCGTCGCCTGGTCGGGCATCGGCGTCGGCATGATTTTTTTCCTGGGCGCGATGAAAATGATATCCGGCGAAATCATCGAGGCCGCGCTGCTGGACGGAGCTTCTTATTGGGGACGTTTTTTCCGCATCGTGCTGCCGCAGATCAAGACGACGATCCTCAACATGCTGATCCTGACGTACATTTTCGCCATGACGCTGTTCGACTACAGCTTCATTCTCGGCGGCGCGTCGGGCGGCATCAATCGAAGCGTCGACGTCATGGCCTTGTTTTTCTACCGGATCTCGTTCGGCGACAACAGCGCGGTGGGCGGCACGACCAATGTGAACGCGATGGGCATGGGGACGACGATCGCCTGCGTGATGTTCGTCATCGTCTTCGCCGTCGCGCTCGTCCAGGTGGCCCTCACTTACCGCAGAGCGGAGGACTGACATGAGACTGAGACCGAAGCGGACGCCCGTCAGTGCGGCGATCCTCTGGATCTACTCGCTGCTGACGCTGCTGCTGCTCTGCTACATGACCTACCAATCGCTGCGTCCCAAGAAAGAGCTGCTCTCCGCCACCTTCGGCATGCCGAAGCATTTTGGCTTCGGCAATTTCCGCAAGCTGTTCGCCGAGGCAGGCTTCTTCACTTACCTGCTCAACAGCGCGCTCATCCTGTTCGGCTCGCTCGCCATCGTCGTGCTGTTGTCCACGATGGTCGCGTACGGGATCGGCAAGTTCAATTTCCGCTTCAAAGGCGGGCTGCTGCTCTACTTTCTGATCGGCCTCATGTTCCCCGTGCAGCTCGGCATCGTCCCGATCTTCCTGCTCATTCGCGACATGCATCTGCTGAACAGCCAGTGGGCCGTCATCCTGGTGCTCGCCTCGGGGCTGTCGATGCCCGTGTTTCTGCTGACCACCTTTTTCGCCAGACTGCCGCACGACCTGTACGAATCGGCCAAAATCGACGGCGCCGGGGAGTGGACGACCTTTTTGCGCGTCATGTTCCCGCTAGCCAGTCCCGTCACCTTCAGCGTCTGCATCATCATGTCCATGCAGATCTGGAACCAGTTCTTCGTGCCGCTCATCTTCCTCCAGAGCGAGAGCCGCAAGACGATCCCGCTCATGATCATGAAGTTCACGACGAACGTGCTGTACAACATGGATCTCGCGCTGGTCGGCTCGGTCATGGCGACGGTGCCGCTGCTCATCCTGTTCTTTTTCTTCTCCGGCCGCGTCATCGAAGGCGTGGCGGCGGGCGGCGTGAAGGGGTGACGGACGGGAGGACCGGGAGAGTCAGCGGGATAGCACCCCGGCACCCCGTCAAACCGGCACCCCGGCGCCGCTATTTTAACAAACGAGGTACTCTTGATGCTTCGAGCGGACCCAGGGGCCGCTATTGCCCCATGTGCAGCGTGGAAACGGGCGATTGGGGAGGGATAACGGCACTGGAGTCCGGAATGTGCGAAAAACGAAGGGCGATCGCTAAAATAGCGCCTCCTGAGTCCGCATGCGGACGCGCCAAGGAGCGTCGCCAGCATTAGTTATAAATCAAAAGCTTCAAAGGAGGAACAAACATGACGACGCTGCAAGCCGTACGTCTGCGTACGGAATATATGGAAGACCCGCTCGGCATCGACAAGCTCGCGCCGCGGCT from the Cohnella hashimotonis genome contains:
- a CDS encoding ABC transporter substrate-binding protein, yielding MQKSKPFAVLAAAALLALTLQACGGNDNNEGSASSGAPAPSSAGSSASASPSAAAPSGENVTLKVWGDLGNQAVLEEPFKKINAAFEQKYPNIKLTYDFAQNDQSLNVALQANELPDLFWVQGDKTSKMGEMVKNGFLLDLTSYNMDLSRNADPEKAYCTVDGKLYCSLPSFFDTNVVYYNKDLFDKNGLSVPANWDEFVQGLDKLKAAGVTPIALAGKSEWDRAWPIFAFAPAFANAALQKAQAGEGKLTDPTVAETLQAFRDFADKGYFGKDFLAQDMAGAQFAFTNGKAAAIIDGTWNNATYVASGVNLGRFPVPNKEGKRVVQSSYSNFMTYAISSKSEHPAEAVKYLEFLSSQEAQQIMEDSTGLVPTIKDITPKDEGVKELAVFDEAGLNIYSVLTALSTPESNAADIMMKDVIPKLMTGAITGEEGAAILDKAAKYPGQ
- a CDS encoding carbohydrate ABC transporter permease, whose protein sequence is MAWIRSKPFIWFILPGFLLYSLFSVYPIFSAIQISLTRWDGIGKKTFVGFGNYGELFSNPELFRQLTNALGHSATIFALNALVVLPAQLYLAYLIYGKIRGHRFFQAMIFSPQFIATPVIVFMGTLVFDGNIGVFNKLLETVGLGGWTRPWMGLPELGIYIVWLLVAWSGIGVGMIFFLGAMKMISGEIIEAALLDGASYWGRFFRIVLPQIKTTILNMLILTYIFAMTLFDYSFILGGASGGINRSVDVMALFFYRISFGDNSAVGGTTNVNAMGMGTTIACVMFVIVFAVALVQVALTYRRAED
- a CDS encoding carbohydrate ABC transporter permease gives rise to the protein MRLRPKRTPVSAAILWIYSLLTLLLLCYMTYQSLRPKKELLSATFGMPKHFGFGNFRKLFAEAGFFTYLLNSALILFGSLAIVVLLSTMVAYGIGKFNFRFKGGLLLYFLIGLMFPVQLGIVPIFLLIRDMHLLNSQWAVILVLASGLSMPVFLLTTFFARLPHDLYESAKIDGAGEWTTFLRVMFPLASPVTFSVCIIMSMQIWNQFFVPLIFLQSESRKTIPLMIMKFTTNVLYNMDLALVGSVMATVPLLILFFFFSGRVIEGVAAGGVKG